In Nitrospirota bacterium, a single genomic region encodes these proteins:
- the mtnP gene encoding S-methyl-5'-thioadenosine phosphorylase, which produces MAGIKIGIIGGSGMDDPKLLQNKKEKKVKTPYGSPSSALTTGKITGIDVVILARHGKDHSIYPTGVNFRANVHSLKQEGCTHILATTAVGSLREKIRPGDLVFVDQFIDFTKHRNLTFHTENKVVHTPMADPFCSDLRSLLVRSAKELKLRHHTKGTVVVIEGPRFSTRAESHMFRMLGADVINMSTVPEVILARELGLCYQAIAMSTDYDCWKEDEEPVTWEMILATMHKNAENVKQLLLKAISKITAVHSHCG; this is translated from the coding sequence ATGGCTGGGATCAAGATAGGCATTATCGGTGGATCGGGTATGGATGACCCGAAGCTGCTGCAGAACAAGAAAGAGAAGAAGGTAAAAACTCCGTATGGCAGCCCGTCGTCAGCACTCACGACCGGCAAGATCACCGGCATTGACGTTGTGATCCTCGCGCGTCACGGCAAGGACCATTCGATCTATCCGACGGGCGTGAATTTCAGGGCGAACGTGCATAGCCTCAAGCAGGAAGGCTGCACCCATATCCTGGCTACTACTGCGGTGGGATCGCTGCGGGAGAAGATCAGGCCCGGCGATCTGGTCTTTGTTGACCAGTTTATCGATTTTACAAAGCATCGCAACCTGACGTTTCATACCGAGAATAAGGTTGTCCATACGCCCATGGCAGACCCTTTTTGTTCTGATCTGCGGTCGCTGCTGGTCAGATCAGCGAAAGAGCTGAAGCTGCGCCACCACACGAAAGGCACGGTCGTGGTGATCGAGGGGCCCCGGTTTTCGACCAGGGCAGAATCGCATATGTTCAGGATGCTCGGCGCTGATGTGATCAATATGTCAACGGTCCCTGAGGTGATCCTTGCGAGGGAGCTTGGCCTCTGCTACCAGGCGATTGCCATGTCAACCGACTATGACTGCTGGAAAGAGGATGAGGAGCCTGTTACCTGGGAGATGATCCTGGCGACCATGCATAAGAATGCAGAAAATGTTAAGCAGCTGCTTCTGAAAGCTATATCGAAGATAACGGCTGTGCACAGCCACTGCGGATAA
- the maf gene encoding septum formation inhibitor Maf, with the protein MSEQRTIILASASPRRKELLSLIGLKFRVDVSDYEEDLNLKLKPHELAKHLSFEKARAVAGKHKDALIIAADTFIVFKGKLLGKPHTDKEAMRMLTLLNGKLHSVITGYTVLDTSNGKKSSSAVETKVWFRKMANEELHAYVETGEPLDKAGAYAIQGIGSLIVKKIEGDYFNVIGLPVASLSATLKKFGISVLD; encoded by the coding sequence ATGTCTGAGCAGAGAACGATAATCCTGGCATCAGCATCGCCCCGGCGCAAGGAACTCCTGTCGCTCATCGGCCTGAAATTCAGGGTCGATGTAAGCGACTATGAAGAAGATCTCAACCTTAAGCTCAAGCCGCACGAACTCGCCAAACATCTTTCCTTCGAAAAAGCACGTGCGGTTGCAGGTAAGCATAAGGATGCTCTCATCATCGCAGCAGACACCTTCATCGTCTTTAAGGGCAAACTGTTAGGCAAGCCGCATACAGATAAAGAGGCCATGCGGATGCTCACCCTGCTGAACGGCAAACTGCATTCGGTCATAACAGGATATACGGTGCTGGACACCAGTAACGGCAAGAAGTCTTCCTCCGCAGTAGAGACAAAGGTCTGGTTCAGGAAGATGGCGAATGAAGAGCTGCACGCATACGTCGAAACAGGCGAACCTCTGGACAAGGCAGGCGCGTACGCGATCCAGGGCATCGGTTCCCTTATCGTGAAAAAGATCGAAGGCGATTATTTCAATGTTATCGGCCTGCCGGTTGCAAGCCTTTCAGCGACCCTGAAGAAGTTCGGGATAAGCGTTTTAGATTGA
- a CDS encoding adenine phosphoribosyltransferase, whose protein sequence is MSIKSRIRTIPDHPKKGIMFRDITTLIKDPVGFRLVIDNFTQRYITDEIDFDIIVGIEARGFIIGGALAYTLGKGFVPVRKTGKLPGEKISHEYALEYGTDKIEMHVDSISKGTRVLLVDDLLATGGTALAAAALIEKLGGVVAEMAFIVNLPDVGGAKKLAEKGYKSYCQTEFEGD, encoded by the coding sequence ATGTCGATCAAATCAAGAATCAGGACCATACCCGATCACCCGAAGAAGGGGATCATGTTCAGGGACATTACGACGCTTATCAAGGACCCTGTCGGCTTCAGGCTGGTGATCGATAACTTTACCCAGCGGTATATTACCGATGAGATCGACTTCGACATCATCGTCGGTATTGAAGCCCGGGGATTTATCATTGGCGGCGCACTTGCCTATACGCTCGGCAAGGGATTTGTCCCTGTGCGCAAAACGGGCAAGCTGCCCGGAGAAAAGATCAGCCATGAATATGCGCTTGAATACGGCACAGACAAGATAGAGATGCATGTCGATTCTATCAGCAAGGGGACGAGAGTGCTTCTGGTCGATGACCTGCTTGCAACCGGAGGGACTGCGCTTGCAGCTGCAGCGCTTATCGAGAAACTGGGCGGTGTTGTTGCCGAGATGGCCTTTATCGTGAACCTGCCGGATGTGGGTGGCGCAAAAAAGCTTGCTGAAAAGGGTTATAAGTCATACTGCCAGACCGAGTTCGAAGGGGATTAG
- a CDS encoding ABC-F family ATP-binding cassette domain-containing protein — MLQINNLSKVFGKQTIFDGVTATINSGERVGFVGRNGSGKTTLFRMILDEEHPDSGNISVPQGYRIGHLSQHIHFTKKTVLKEASLSLRPNEDGIDETYKVKKILSGLGFTEEDLEKSPQSLSGGYQIRLNLAKVLVSEPNLLLLDEPTNYLDIVSIRWLGQELRAWQGELILITHDRDFMDSVTTHTMVVHRCKLRKIPGPTQKLFEQILLEEEVHEKTRMNDEKKRKDVEQFINRFRAQANKAKAVQSRIKALQRHERLEKLTDLRTLDFSFNAAPFTGKQLMVAETVSFGFDKHEQLIKDLNLVIGKRDRIAIVGKNGKGKTTLLNLLAGELKPQHGVITPHPATKLAYFGQTNISRLNTANTVEEEIMDVHPDHSRGVSRKICGLMMFTGDHALKKISVLSGGEKSRVLLGKILVSPANLLFLDEPTNHLDMESIDSLVEAIEAFAGAVVIVTHSEMILHAIAEKLVIFDDNKVSVFEGTYQDFLDRVGWKDEASVENGAEKKPKAEKGINRKDLRKMRAEIVTNKSKVLNPIQKRITEIEHAIVKLEKKIEHDTKALHDATQKGHGDQIQSLSKDIHDMQKKIEPLFNELATLTEEFERKSREFEEQLKEVA; from the coding sequence ATGTTACAGATCAATAATCTCAGCAAGGTATTTGGCAAGCAGACCATATTCGACGGCGTCACGGCGACGATCAACAGCGGGGAGCGCGTCGGTTTTGTCGGCAGGAACGGCTCAGGAAAGACTACACTCTTCAGGATGATCCTTGACGAGGAGCATCCTGACTCGGGAAATATCAGCGTGCCGCAGGGCTATCGGATCGGCCATCTTTCACAGCATATCCATTTCACCAAAAAGACCGTTCTCAAGGAGGCGAGCCTCAGCCTCAGGCCGAACGAGGACGGTATCGATGAGACATACAAGGTGAAGAAGATCCTCAGCGGACTCGGCTTCACTGAAGAGGACCTCGAAAAATCTCCCCAGTCTCTATCGGGCGGATACCAGATTCGTCTGAATCTTGCAAAGGTGCTGGTATCAGAACCGAACCTCCTTCTCCTTGACGAACCGACGAACTATCTTGATATTGTCTCGATCCGCTGGCTTGGCCAGGAACTAAGGGCCTGGCAGGGTGAATTGATCCTTATCACGCATGACCGCGATTTCATGGACAGCGTAACGACCCATACCATGGTCGTTCATCGCTGCAAATTGCGGAAGATACCGGGGCCCACGCAGAAGCTCTTTGAACAGATACTGCTTGAAGAAGAGGTCCATGAGAAGACACGGATGAATGATGAGAAGAAGCGGAAGGATGTGGAGCAGTTCATCAACCGCTTCAGGGCCCAGGCAAATAAGGCAAAGGCAGTGCAGTCTAGGATCAAGGCGCTCCAGAGGCATGAGCGGCTCGAAAAGTTGACCGATCTCAGGACGCTTGATTTTTCGTTTAATGCTGCGCCGTTCACCGGCAAGCAGCTTATGGTTGCCGAGACCGTATCGTTCGGCTTTGACAAACATGAGCAGCTGATCAAGGACCTCAATCTGGTTATCGGGAAGAGAGACCGCATCGCGATCGTAGGAAAGAACGGCAAGGGCAAGACAACGCTCCTGAACCTCCTTGCCGGTGAACTGAAACCGCAGCATGGTGTGATCACACCCCATCCTGCCACAAAGCTTGCATACTTCGGCCAGACAAATATCAGCAGACTGAATACGGCAAATACGGTGGAAGAAGAGATCATGGATGTCCACCCGGACCACAGCCGCGGCGTCAGCCGGAAGATCTGCGGGTTAATGATGTTCACCGGGGACCATGCGCTCAAGAAGATATCCGTGCTTTCCGGCGGTGAAAAGAGCCGTGTCCTGTTAGGCAAGATCCTGGTCAGCCCTGCCAATCTGCTCTTTCTTGACGAGCCGACAAATCATCTCGATATGGAGTCCATAGATTCTCTTGTTGAGGCGATCGAGGCCTTTGCGGGTGCTGTTGTGATCGTTACGCACAGTGAGATGATCCTCCATGCAATAGCTGAAAAGCTGGTGATCTTCGATGACAATAAGGTGAGCGTCTTTGAAGGCACGTATCAGGATTTCCTTGACCGGGTCGGGTGGAAGGATGAAGCATCGGTTGAGAACGGAGCTGAAAAGAAGCCGAAGGCTGAAAAGGGCATCAACAGAAAGGACCTGAGAAAGATGCGTGCAGAGATCGTCACGAACAAGTCGAAGGTGCTGAACCCGATCCAGAAGCGGATAACAGAGATAGAACATGCTATTGTAAAACTTGAAAAGAAAATAGAGCATGATACAAAGGCGCTCCATGACGCGACGCAGAAGGGCCATGGAGATCAGATCCAGAGTCTGTCAAAGGATATCCACGACATGCAGAAAAAGATCGAACCCCTGTTCAATGAACTTGCGACATTGACCGAAGAGTTCGAGAGGAAAAGCAGGGAGTTCGAGGAGCAGCTGAAAGAGGTTGCATAA
- a CDS encoding 4Fe-4S binding protein: MFISIVDWEKCTGCGACINACPVNCFEMSDGKSLPSRSSYCIDCGTCKEVCPADAIIISIGWGG, translated from the coding sequence GTGTTTATATCTATCGTGGATTGGGAGAAATGTACGGGGTGCGGGGCCTGCATAAACGCCTGCCCGGTCAACTGCTTTGAGATGTCAGACGGCAAGAGCCTGCCTTCCCGATCGTCCTATTGCATCGACTGCGGCACCTGCAAAGAGGTCTGTCCTGCTGACGCCATAATAATCAGCATCGGCTGGGGAGGCTAA
- a CDS encoding endonuclease MutS2 encodes MIAKNTLQLLEFDRLLEIISRAGHSEISKQAVLDIAPFPFGEAILSRFILIGDIRRISCQGPPLSLHVFQDITYLLARVRPQGAVLEASEISAFVPVLEMALGISTQISEFEGLRALPELCSQLSGQPDLLKTIQRSIDADGHIKDSASPALANIRRELRKLELGIQKKLEEMTRDVSLSVFLQDDFITKRASRWVIPVRMDSKGMVPGVVHDISKSGETAFIEPLAVIHLSNELENVSAEERAEELRILRAISAQIREHADEIAAEFAVIVHLDMLNCIARFADQLHMEVPEISASNTIRLVNARHPLLALSLEKTDGNRKVVPLDLQLGNEETCMVITGSNAGGKTISIKTVGLLLCMALSGMPVPANASSSFPLVSSLLVDMGDEQSIESNLSTFSAHVRNIAQVLETADAKAMVLIDELGTGTDPDEGTALACAVLKELQQKGALVFATTHLMGIKGFVHRAPGMANASMEFDKKTLSPLYRLRTGEPGQSHALEIARKYGLPAHVVDAAKELLGGGKVELDDLMADLNEKRATYEALLSELQIKKEEAEVKIREAGKRITEAEAKKREMLASAHREALDIVSDIKRQMRAELDEIKKKEKKDLQDKIKEVEQKQRQITETLARYAMDETGTLSIEDIHIGDEVFVKSLGYDGAVSGIMAKAERVKVISGSKEILVPMSDIRIKKGRLLAEKKDKILRQDTPDEMVPSRINLVGMRVEEALSRLEPFLNHASLAGFREVTIIHGYGTGILAKAVREHVTRHPLIKKFRHGEPSEGAGGVTVVTLV; translated from the coding sequence ATCATCTCCCGGGCCGGCCATAGTGAAATATCGAAACAGGCGGTTCTGGATATTGCGCCTTTCCCCTTTGGGGAGGCTATTCTGAGCCGCTTTATTTTGATCGGTGATATTCGCCGGATATCCTGTCAGGGGCCTCCTCTCAGCCTGCATGTCTTTCAGGACATTACCTATCTTCTTGCTCGTGTAAGGCCGCAGGGTGCGGTGCTTGAGGCATCCGAGATATCAGCCTTTGTGCCGGTGCTCGAGATGGCACTCGGGATATCAACGCAGATCTCTGAATTCGAAGGGCTTAGGGCGCTTCCTGAACTGTGCAGCCAGTTGTCCGGTCAGCCCGATCTTCTCAAGACCATACAGAGATCGATCGATGCTGACGGCCATATCAAGGACAGCGCATCGCCGGCTCTTGCCAATATCCGCAGGGAACTGAGAAAGCTTGAACTGGGTATCCAGAAAAAACTTGAGGAGATGACGCGGGATGTCTCTCTTTCCGTCTTTCTTCAGGACGATTTCATTACCAAGAGGGCAAGCAGGTGGGTCATTCCGGTGCGCATGGACTCAAAGGGCATGGTGCCCGGCGTTGTTCATGACATTTCAAAGTCCGGCGAGACGGCTTTCATCGAGCCCCTTGCAGTCATTCACCTGTCGAATGAATTAGAGAATGTATCTGCAGAAGAGAGAGCGGAAGAACTGCGCATCCTTCGCGCGATCTCTGCTCAGATCAGGGAGCATGCAGACGAGATAGCAGCCGAGTTTGCGGTCATAGTCCATCTCGATATGCTGAACTGTATTGCGCGGTTTGCTGACCAGCTGCATATGGAAGTGCCGGAGATCAGCGCATCAAATACGATCAGGCTTGTCAATGCGCGCCATCCTCTTCTGGCACTATCTCTTGAAAAGACGGACGGTAACAGGAAGGTTGTTCCCCTGGATCTTCAGCTTGGCAATGAGGAGACCTGCATGGTCATTACCGGATCGAATGCCGGCGGAAAGACCATATCCATTAAAACGGTCGGTCTCCTGCTCTGCATGGCCCTGTCAGGCATGCCGGTGCCAGCCAATGCGTCTTCAAGCTTCCCTCTTGTCAGTTCGTTGCTTGTAGATATGGGTGACGAGCAGTCGATCGAGAGCAACCTTTCGACCTTTTCTGCACATGTCAGGAATATCGCGCAGGTCCTTGAGACGGCTGATGCAAAGGCAATGGTCCTGATCGACGAACTCGGCACAGGCACAGATCCTGATGAAGGCACAGCGCTTGCCTGCGCAGTCCTGAAGGAACTGCAGCAGAAGGGGGCACTGGTATTTGCAACGACCCATCTGATGGGCATTAAGGGTTTTGTGCACAGAGCCCCTGGCATGGCGAACGCATCCATGGAGTTTGATAAGAAAACGCTTTCTCCCCTGTACCGTCTCAGGACCGGCGAGCCGGGCCAGTCTCACGCCCTTGAGATAGCTCGGAAGTACGGATTGCCTGCCCATGTTGTTGATGCAGCAAAGGAGCTGTTAGGCGGCGGCAAGGTTGAACTTGATGACCTCATGGCTGATCTGAACGAGAAGAGGGCGACGTACGAAGCACTGCTCAGTGAACTGCAGATAAAGAAGGAAGAGGCAGAGGTAAAGATCAGAGAGGCGGGAAAGAGAATAACAGAGGCAGAGGCAAAGAAGAGGGAAATGCTTGCGAGTGCCCACAGGGAAGCGCTTGATATTGTGTCAGACATCAAGCGGCAGATGCGGGCCGAACTTGATGAAATAAAGAAGAAGGAAAAGAAGGATCTTCAGGACAAAATCAAGGAAGTTGAGCAGAAGCAGCGGCAGATAACGGAAACGCTGGCCCGGTATGCCATGGATGAGACCGGAACGCTCAGCATTGAAGATATTCATATCGGTGATGAGGTCTTTGTGAAGTCACTGGGGTATGACGGCGCAGTTTCCGGGATAATGGCAAAGGCTGAACGGGTGAAGGTTATCTCCGGCTCAAAGGAGATACTTGTGCCGATGTCTGATATACGAATAAAGAAAGGCAGGCTGCTTGCCGAAAAGAAGGATAAGATTCTTCGGCAGGATACGCCTGATGAGATGGTGCCTTCGAGGATCAACCTTGTCGGTATGCGTGTTGAGGAGGCACTCTCAAGGCTTGAACCGTTCCTGAACCACGCATCCCTTGCCGGTTTTCGCGAGGTTACGATCATCCATGGCTATGGCACAGGCATCCTTGCCAAGGCAGTGCGTGAGCATGTCACCCGCCATCCGCTGATCAAAAAGTTCAGGCACGGGGAACCGTCCGAAGGCGCAGGAGGGGTGACGGTTGTTACCCTGGTTTAG
- a CDS encoding spermidine synthase, with the protein MIPWKFLDSAQAPGDGGELRLYQRGTEFSIRIDKCELMNSRHYGSEDALAELSCKRIANRPHPRVLIGGLGMGYTLRAALNSLTRDSSVVIAELVPAVVVWNRGPLAELAGNPLKDPRVIVRENDVGEVMREKQHAYDAIMLDVDNGPEGLTRKSNDLLYGAAGLKIAYDALRPGGVLAVWSAGTNDAFVKRLRKAGFTVDEVPVRSRGARGGARYTVWLAQRGD; encoded by the coding sequence ATGATCCCCTGGAAGTTCCTTGATAGTGCTCAGGCGCCCGGAGACGGCGGAGAGCTCAGGCTTTACCAGCGCGGGACCGAGTTCTCGATCAGGATCGATAAATGCGAGCTCATGAACAGCCGTCATTACGGGTCTGAAGATGCGCTGGCAGAACTCTCCTGCAAGAGGATTGCTAACCGTCCCCATCCCCGCGTCCTGATCGGCGGCCTGGGCATGGGCTATACCCTGAGGGCAGCGCTGAACAGTCTGACTCGTGATAGCAGCGTGGTAATTGCCGAACTCGTCCCTGCAGTCGTTGTGTGGAACCGCGGCCCGCTGGCTGAGCTTGCCGGCAATCCTCTTAAGGACCCTCGTGTGATTGTGCGTGAGAATGATGTTGGAGAGGTGATGCGTGAGAAGCAGCATGCATACGACGCCATTATGCTGGACGTTGATAACGGGCCCGAGGGCCTGACCCGGAAGAGCAATGACCTGCTTTACGGAGCGGCAGGCCTGAAGATCGCCTATGATGCCCTGCGGCCCGGAGGAGTGCTTGCAGTCTGGTCAGCCGGCACGAATGATGCGTTTGTGAAGCGGCTTCGCAAGGCCGGCTTCACGGTTGACGAGGTCCCTGTGCGTTCACGCGGTGCGCGCGGAGGGGCGAGGTACACGGTCTGGCTTGCCCAGCGGGGAGACTGA
- a CDS encoding radical SAM protein yields MYSPFRHVSSIFSKSRPIHLTFFITHRCNARCPFCFYLRSDDDQISDRELSLDEIRKVSSSLGNLLWLSFSGGEIFLRDDLSEISRIFYRNNKPAIILLPTNGLMPGRIREMTEQILKDCSKSTIAVKLSLDGLNEAHDRLRNTPGSFSKTIESYHLLRDLLAVYSNFELGVNTVFCSENQDRMDEIIDFVNNMESVKTHTISLIRGNLSDKSFKNVDHQKYQHAIGRLEQNLKNKGSARTYRFRGARIKAAQDILQRRLISRTDDAQMRLIPCYAGALNVVLEENGEVFPCEILRRSLGNVGDHGYDIQKLLRSDRAKAILNSIRDSQCYCTHECYFMTNILFNPRLYPALAREYLQVR; encoded by the coding sequence ATGTATTCCCCTTTCCGTCATGTCAGTTCCATCTTCAGCAAGAGCCGGCCGATCCATCTGACCTTCTTCATAACACACAGGTGCAATGCCAGATGCCCCTTCTGCTTTTATCTCAGATCAGACGATGATCAGATTTCTGACCGGGAGCTTTCCCTTGATGAGATCAGGAAGGTATCCTCATCGCTGGGCAACCTGCTCTGGCTGTCATTTTCAGGCGGCGAGATCTTTCTCAGGGATGATCTGTCCGAGATCAGCAGGATCTTTTACAGAAACAATAAGCCGGCGATCATACTCCTTCCGACCAATGGCCTGATGCCAGGCCGCATCAGGGAGATGACCGAACAGATACTTAAAGACTGTTCAAAAAGTACGATAGCCGTAAAACTGTCGCTCGACGGGCTGAATGAGGCTCATGACAGGCTGCGCAATACCCCCGGCAGTTTTTCAAAGACCATAGAGTCCTATCACCTGCTCAGGGATCTTCTTGCGGTATACTCCAATTTTGAATTAGGCGTGAACACGGTCTTCTGCTCGGAAAATCAGGACCGGATGGATGAGATCATAGATTTTGTGAACAACATGGAAAGCGTAAAGACCCATACCATCTCCCTGATCAGGGGGAACCTTTCGGACAAAAGTTTTAAGAACGTTGACCACCAAAAATATCAACATGCGATCGGGAGGCTTGAGCAGAACCTGAAGAACAAGGGATCAGCCAGGACATATCGTTTCCGCGGTGCGCGCATCAAGGCAGCGCAGGACATCTTGCAACGCAGGCTCATATCCCGCACTGACGATGCGCAGATGCGTTTGATCCCCTGTTATGCCGGGGCGCTGAACGTTGTGCTTGAGGAGAACGGAGAGGTTTTCCCCTGCGAGATCCTGAGAAGAAGTCTGGGAAACGTCGGGGATCATGGATATGATATTCAGAAGCTCCTGAGATCGGACCGGGCAAAGGCAATATTGAACAGCATCAGGGACAGTCAATGCTACTGCACCCATGAATGTTATTTTATGACCAACATCCTCTTTAATCCGCGTCTGTACCCTGCCCTTGCCCGTGAATATCTCCAGGTAAGGTAG
- a CDS encoding type II toxin-antitoxin system RelE/ParE family toxin yields the protein MTIYQSRSFEQKVKKMPKQEKMALDLEIRTIAKNPSIGEEKKGALRGVFVHKFKIKTTQYLLAYRKAGVDLELVMIGPHENYYRELKHYLKKR from the coding sequence ATGACAATATACCAATCAAGGTCTTTTGAACAAAAAGTTAAGAAAATGCCGAAGCAGGAAAAAATGGCATTAGACCTGGAGATACGAACAATTGCGAAAAACCCATCTATTGGAGAGGAAAAAAAAGGCGCCCTCAGAGGCGTATTTGTACATAAATTCAAAATTAAGACAACCCAATATCTTCTCGCTTATCGCAAAGCTGGTGTCGATCTGGAACTGGTCATGATCGGACCACACGAAAACTATTATCGAGAGTTAAAGCACTATCTGAAAAAACGATGA
- a CDS encoding NAD(P)/FAD-dependent oxidoreductase has translation MQKDVIIIGAGASGLICAIEAGKRGRSVLVLDHSQKIGSKIRISGGGRCNFTNLHVSAEHYISQNPHFCRSALSRYTPEDFISLLRKYRITFHEKEAGQLFCDATSAEIIVMLRAECEKAGADIHLGCSVKSIKHDGLFSVATDRGTFQAESLVIATGGLSYPKLGATDFGIKIAEQFKINVISPRPGLVPLTLSGKELEIFRDLSGVSINAEVTVNRTSFRGSLLFTHRGLSGPAILQISSYWNKGDLLSIDLLPGVNAYELLLANRQSRKEIKTLLSQYLPSRFTQAWCSNYLQTKPVCQFIERELREAADKLHAWQVKPSGTEGYGAAEVTVGGIDTDEVSSKTMETKKVPGLYVIGEVLDVTGQLGGFNLHWAWASGHAAGQYV, from the coding sequence ATGCAAAAAGACGTTATCATAATCGGCGCCGGGGCATCCGGCCTCATCTGCGCGATCGAGGCAGGAAAGCGGGGGAGGTCTGTTCTTGTGCTGGACCATAGCCAGAAGATCGGCAGCAAGATAAGGATATCAGGCGGCGGCAGATGCAATTTTACGAACCTGCATGTCTCTGCAGAACACTATATTTCGCAGAACCCGCATTTCTGCAGATCTGCACTTTCCCGGTACACCCCGGAAGACTTCATCTCCCTGCTCAGAAAATACAGAATAACGTTTCACGAAAAAGAAGCAGGGCAGCTCTTCTGCGATGCGACCTCTGCTGAGATCATCGTGATGCTCAGGGCTGAATGCGAAAAAGCAGGCGCAGACATTCACCTTGGATGCAGTGTCAAAAGCATTAAGCATGATGGACTGTTCTCCGTCGCAACAGACAGAGGGACTTTTCAGGCGGAATCACTGGTCATCGCGACCGGCGGACTGTCGTATCCCAAACTCGGTGCTACTGACTTCGGCATTAAGATCGCAGAGCAATTCAAGATCAATGTCATATCACCAAGGCCCGGTCTTGTGCCCCTCACTCTTTCAGGGAAGGAGCTGGAGATATTCAGAGACCTGAGCGGTGTTTCGATCAATGCAGAGGTCACCGTGAACAGGACATCCTTTCGCGGCAGCCTCCTTTTCACGCATCGCGGACTGAGCGGTCCGGCCATACTCCAGATATCCTCATACTGGAACAAGGGCGATCTGCTTTCGATCGATCTTCTGCCCGGGGTCAATGCGTATGAGCTCCTTCTTGCCAACAGACAGAGCAGAAAAGAGATCAAGACCCTGCTCTCTCAATATCTGCCTTCGCGCTTCACTCAGGCCTGGTGCAGCAATTATCTTCAGACCAAACCTGTCTGCCAGTTCATTGAAAGGGAACTGCGGGAGGCAGCTGATAAGCTCCATGCATGGCAGGTCAAACCATCCGGCACTGAAGGGTATGGCGCGGCTGAGGTGACGGTTGGCGGAATAGATACAGATGAAGTATCCTCCAAGACCATGGAAACGAAAAAAGTGCCGGGACTGTATGTTATCGGAGAGGTATTAGATGTGACAGGGCAGTTGGGCGGATTCAATCTTCATTGGGCCTGGGCATCGGGTCATGCGGCAGGGCAGTATGTCTGA
- a CDS encoding ferritin family protein: MQGGIRAWEGLLAQGPPEAGMAFFGDAVKPDELAMLAWMLEDGSRQFYSRLDEFLKDEDARHLFQSLAKAEESHEKTLAELYKTYSGGSAIGDKPATEKGEIMEGGVRVDESLLWARDKDVTAILEFAISLETNSYDLYIKMGRRFEGDASRVFSLLGEEEKKHLERLAKLLEKKV, encoded by the coding sequence ATGCAGGGAGGCATCAGGGCCTGGGAGGGACTGCTCGCTCAAGGACCTCCCGAGGCGGGCATGGCCTTTTTCGGCGATGCTGTAAAGCCGGACGAACTTGCAATGCTCGCCTGGATGCTGGAGGACGGTTCACGGCAGTTCTATAGCCGGCTCGATGAATTTCTGAAGGACGAGGATGCCCGGCATCTGTTCCAGAGCCTTGCCAAAGCAGAAGAAAGCCATGAAAAGACGCTTGCTGAACTCTACAAGACCTATTCGGGCGGCAGTGCTATCGGGGATAAGCCTGCGACAGAAAAGGGAGAGATCATGGAAGGCGGCGTCAGGGTTGATGAATCGCTTCTCTGGGCGAGGGATAAGGATGTCACAGCGATCCTTGAATTCGCCATATCTCTTGAGACGAATTCCTATGACCTGTATATCAAGATGGGACGGAGATTCGAGGGAGATGCAAGCAGGGTCTTTTCACTGTTGGGTGAAGAAGAGAAAAAACATCTCGAACGCCTTGCAAAACTGCTCGAAAAGAAAGTCTGA